A segment of the Thermodesulfobacteriota bacterium genome:
CCATACGCAAAAGAAATGAGAGAGATAATTAGCGGGGAGGAATATGATAAAGCCGGAGTTGCTATTGCTGTTGATCTAGAGCAGATGAATGCACATTATCATAACAGCTTTGATGAGATATTTTTCGTTCTAGATGGCGATATTAAGTTTGAGTTCTATGATCCTGAGAATGAGAGAATATGGACTGAGCACCTTACCCTTAATGAAACACTAATTGTTAAAAAAGGTATCCATCATAAAATCCTAATGGCCTCAGAGCACAACAGACTATTTGTAGTCTCAATACCACCTTATCATCCAGATGACGAAAACCCATCGGATAAGATTTAAGTAAATAAGCCTGAGCAGGTATTCTAATCTCTAATTCAGATATCAATGAGGAATAAGTTATGAAATTTAAAGGCACGGACAACTATATATCCACAAGGGATTTAAATTTGGCGGTAAACGCTTCAATCACGCTTGAGCGCCCGCTACTTATCAAAGGTGAGCCGGGAACAGGTAAAACGATGCTTGCGTTTGAAGTGGCACAGGCTCTTAAAAAAGATATCATCACATGGCACGTAAAATCCTCAACCACTGCTCAGCAAGGGCTTTACGAGTACGACGCAGTCTCTAGACTAAGAGACTCTCAGCTTGGGGATGATAGGGTGAGCGACATTTCAAACTATATAGAGAAAGGAAAATTGTGGGATGCATTTGAGTCCAAAAAGCAAGTTGTTCTTCTCATAGATGAAATAGACAAAGCCGATATTGAATTTCCAAACGACCTTTTGCTCGAGCTAGATAAGATGGAGTTTTACTGCTACGAGCTTCAAAAAACAATTAAAGCTAA
Coding sequences within it:
- a CDS encoding MoxR family ATPase, which encodes MKFKGTDNYISTRDLNLAVNASITLERPLLIKGEPGTGKTMLAFEVAQALKKDIITWHVKSSTTAQQGLYEYDAVSRLRDSQLGDDRVSDISNYIEKGKLWDAFESKKQVVLLIDEIDKADIEFPNDLLLELDKMEFYCYELQKTIKAKQRPIIIITSNNEKELPDAFLRRCFFHYISFPERETLRSIVKVHFPKLDSKLINNAMNIFYDLREVDGLKKKPSTSELIDWIKLLMVGKVTESELGELDLSEKLPPYAGALLKNEQDYNLLNRIRMRFRRN